One window of Athalia rosae chromosome 2, iyAthRosa1.1, whole genome shotgun sequence genomic DNA carries:
- the LOC105692009 gene encoding 40S ribosomal protein S23, with product MGKPRGLRTARKHVNHRREQRWADKDYKKAHLGTRWKANPFGGASHAKGIVLEKVGVEAKQPNSAIRKCVRVQLIKNGKKITAFVPRDGCLNNIEENDEVLVAGFGRKGHAVGDIPGVRFKVVKVANVSLLALYKEKKERPRS from the exons ATGG GTAAACCCAGAGGTCTTCGCACTGCGCGCAAACACGTCAACCACAGACGTGAACAACGCTGGGCCGACAAAGACTACAAAAAGGCTCATCTTGGTACGCGTTGGAAGGCTAATCCTTTCGGAGGTGCTTCCCACGCCAAGGGAATTGTTCTTGAAAAAGT tggTGTAGAGGCGAAACAGCCCAATTCTGCTATTCGTAAGTGTGTGAGGGTGCAACTGATTAAGAACGGCAAAAAAATCACGGCGTTCGTACCTCGGGACGGTTGTCTGAACAACATTGAAGAAAACGACGAAGTCTTGGTCGCAGGATTCGGTCGTAAAGGTCACGCTGTTGGTGACATTCCCGGTGTCCGTTTCAAGGTTGTCAAAGTAGCCAACGTATCTCTACTGGCTTTATACAAGGAAAAGAAGGAACGTCCCAGATCTTAG